The following proteins are encoded in a genomic region of Cryptomeria japonica chromosome 11, Sugi_1.0, whole genome shotgun sequence:
- the LOC131860255 gene encoding pyruvate dehydrogenase E1 component subunit alpha-2, mitochondrial-like, giving the protein MVRGAFILLIVYGIVGAHIPLKCDLAFALKYKKVDGVSTTLCGDGVANQGQLYEPLNMAALWNFPVVLVCENNHYGMGTTEWRAVKCSTYYKRGHYVPGLKILEMDTYRYHGHSMLEHGVEKASVNSSKCPWQV; this is encoded by the coding sequence ATGGTGAGAGGCGCCTTCATTTTACTTATCGTCTATGGAATTGTTGGAGCACACATTCCTCTTAAATGTGATCTGGCCTTTGCCCTTAAATATAAAAAAGTAGATGGAGTATCAACTACTCTTTGTGGTGATGGTGTTGCAAATCAGGGGCAACTTTATGAACCTCTTAATATGGCCGCTTTATGGAACTTTCCTGTAGTTCTTGTGTGTGAGAATAATCATTATGGCATGGGTACAACAGAATGGCGAGCAGTAAAATGCTCTACATATTACAAGCGAGGACACTATGTTCCAGGTCTTAAGATTTTGGAGATGGACACTTACAGATATCATGGTCATTCAATGTTAGAACATGGTGTTGAAAAGGCTTCAGTAAACTCCAGCAAATGCCCTTGGCAAGTGTAA